Within the Mycobacterium gordonae genome, the region GCGCGTCGCCGAGCGGGTTCAGCTCGTAACGACCGTCGCGGCGCCGACGGAAGATGCCCCTGCCGATCAACGCCCGAAGCAGCCGGCCGACGGCGTCGGCGTCGGCGCCAACGGCCGCAGCGAGCTCGTCGGCGGTGAGCGGCCCGTCTGCGAGAGCATCCGCGATGCCCAGTTCGGCCGCCGCCGTGATCGCTTGGGCCGACCAGGCGTCCAGGATCAGTTCCATCATCGCGATCGGCGCCGGCACCATCTTCTGGTGCAGCCGGGCGAGCCGGTCGCGGATGACTTCGAGGGCCCGCACGACGCGGGCGGGCGGCGGTTTGTCTGGCACAGGCATCTCCGTCTGCTGGTGGGGAAAAGGCGCGACGGATCAGTCGCTGGTTACAGTGACCCGCCCGCGTAGGTCGGCGGCGATCAGGCGCGCCGCCGCGTTCTGCCAATTGTGCAGCGAACGCTGGGGCACCTCGGTGACCAGCCACTGCCATGCCTGCCGCGCCGTCGGGTCCAGGCCGGCGGCGGTGGCGTTCTGGGCGTAGGCGCGCACGCCGACCACGTAGGGGAAATACAGGGAGTTGTAGTAGCGCCATTCTTCGGTGGTGCCGAAGTCACCGCCGTCCCGCGGCTTGAGTCGGGCGATACCATCAGCGAGCACCGCCTTGAGTTCGTTCGCGCGCTCCACTGGATGGTCGGGCGCGCCGCGGGCCGCCAGCCGCTCGTCGATCACCGGCAGCGCGGTCAGCGGGCTGGCGACCAGCTTGGTCAGGTCGCCGTAATGACCGAGCGCCCGGCGGGTGAGCCGGATGAAGGTGTCGTCCTCGACGTCGGCCAGGGGACCCTCCGAGCGCAGCGGCAACGCCGCCCCCGCGTCGCGCAGCGCGGCCCGGTCGGCGCGCAGTTCCGGTGAGCGCGAAAAAGCCAACCGGTCCAGGATTCCGGCCAGGGGGTCGGCCAACACCTGCACCGTGATGGCCACCGCGAGGCTAGTGAACAGCAGCACGGTCATGGCCGTCTGGGCCGTGGGATCGTTACGGGTCACGGCCAGACCGGCCAACGCCTGACCACCGAACAACACCGACACCACCGAGCAGCCGACGAATGAGCGCAGCATGTCGGCACGCAGCGCCTGCCCCTCGTCGAAGGCGTCCCACACCGCCACCGCCACGCCCAGCAGCAGCACATCCAGACCCGTCGAAGCCAGGGCAAGCCAACTCGGCACCAGTCCCAGCGGGATGATCAGGATGGCATTCGCCAGCGCGAAGAACAGCGTCGCAATCACCACCGCACCGATGACCGGCGCGGGCCGGACCGGCCGCAGCACGTTGCGGGCCATCGCCCCCAGAGTGGAGAGCGAGATGACCGCGGACATCAGCCAGTGGCCCAGCCTCAGCGGGCTGTCGACGTTGCCGGCCAGCCCGGCGGCCAGGAGGGTCAGCGCGGCTACGGCGCAGACGAGCAGCAGCTCACGCGTTCGTCCCTTCGGGCTGTCAGCCGGCCGGGCCAGTTCGAGCAGCACAGCGAACCAGGCCACCCCGGGCACGGCCACCAGGTAGACCTCGAGCTGACTGAGTAGCGCGGCGTGTGCCGCACTGGTGTTGCGCACCGCGTCCAGGGCCACCACCGACGCGAAGCCACAGAGCCCGATCGAGGCGAGCACGAGCACCGGCTTGCGCGGATCGCGGGCCAGGAGATACAGCCCGAGCCACCCGCTCAGCGTGAACACCACCGCCGACAGCGCAGCCATGGATTCAGTCTGTCACGGCCACTACTTGCCGTAACGACGGTTCCGCATGCTGTAGTCACGCAGCGCACGCAGGAAATCGACGCGGCGGAACGCCGGCCAGTGCGCCTCGGTGAACCACATTTCCGAATAGGCGCTCTGCCACAGCAAAAAGCCGGACAGCCGCTGCTCCCCTGAGGTCCGGATCACCAGGTCCGGGTCGGGCTGCCCCGAGGTGTAGAGATTTTCGGAGATCCCTTCGACGGTGACCGCGTCGATGAGTTCCTCGGCGGTGGCACCGTCGGCCAGTCGCTTACCCAACAACGCACGCACCGCATCGACGATCTCTTGACGGCCGCCGTAGCCCACTGCCACGTTGACGTGGAACGACGCATTCTGGGGCGTGGAGTCCACCGCACCGCGCAACCGGCGGGCCTGCACCTCGCCCAGCAACTCCAGATCACCCACTGTTCGCACGCTCCAACGGTTGGCCGGTGCGCAGATTTCTTCGACGACGTCGGTGATGATCTCGAGCAGAGCGGCGAGCTCTTCGGGGTCGCGCTGCAGATTCTCGGTGGACAGCAGATAGACGGTGGCCATCTCGATCCCGGCTTCCTGGCACCACCGCAACATCTCGGCGATCTTGATCGCGCCCATCCGGTAGCCGACGCTGACGTCGTCATACCCCAGGCTGCGCGCCCATCGCCGGTTCCCGTCGCACAACACCGCGATGTGGCGCGGCAACTCCGATCGCGAGGCAGCCAAACCCTGCCGCAGTCGCAGCTCGTACAGCCGGTACAACGGCTCCTTGATCCGCGGCGGGATGATCTCCACGGAATCCCACACTACTGTGACCGACGCTAAGTTCCGGCTGCCAATCCAGGCAATGTCACGCGAAGTTTGACGGGCCTCTGGCGGGCAATCCCGCTAGCCTGATCCAAAGAAACCATCCGGACGGGATAGATGGGGCAGTAATAACGATGAGCAGTCAAAGCAGCACGCTCACCAGCGCGGCTTCGGACGGTCCATCGCCGGCCAACGCCGCCCACCAGCTCGCCGAGGGCGTCGCCAAGGTCCTCAAAAAGCCGCGTTTCCGCGGCTGGATCCACGTGTACTCCGCGGGTGCCGCCGTTTTCGCCGGCGCCTCGCTGGTCGCGGTGTCCTGGGCGCTGGATTCCACCAAAGCCGGCCTGGCGACGATGCTGTACACGTTCGCCACGATCATCATGTTCACCGTCAGCGCTACCTATCACCGGGTGAACTGGAAATCGAGCACCGCCCGCATCTGGATGAAGCGGGCAGATCACTCGATGATCTTCATCTTCATCGCAGGCAGCTATACGCCATTCGCGCTGCTGGCCCTGCCCGGGCACGACGGGCACGTCGTGCTGGCGATCGTCTGGGGCGGGGCGATGGCGGGAGTCACGCTCAAGATGCTGTGGCCGACCGCGCCGCGCTGGGTGGGTGTGCCGCTGTACATCCTGCTGGGTTGGGTGGCGGTCTGGTACACCGGCTCGATCCTGCACAACGCTGGAGTGGCGGCGATGGTGTTGCTGTTTGTCGGCGGCGCGCTCTACAGCATCGGCGGAGTGCTCTACGCGCTGAAGTGGCCGGACCCGTGGCCGTCGACCTTCGGATACCACGAGTTCTTCCACGCCTGCACCGCCGTCGCGGCCATCTGCCACTACATCGCGATGTGGTTCGTCGTCTTCTGACCGGACTTCTACAGTTGCGTCACGTCGGCCGGTGACCAGTAGGCCTTCATCGCGGTGACCTTTCCGTCCGCGTCGAAGACCATCGTCTCGATCGGTTCGATCCGCATCTTGCTGTCGCCGGCGGTGATCGTCAGCCGGAAATGAAACGCCGCCTCGTTGCCCGATACGCGCAGCGTCACCAATTCGCACTGCCGCTCGACGCCCGTCACGGCGGAGTAGAAACCGTGAATGGCATGCGTGCCGATGTGCACCTCGCCACCGACGGGGTCCTCAAGGGTGGCGTCATCGGCGTAAAAGGCCGCCAGGTCGTCGGCGGTGCCGCTGGTCACCGCGTCGATGTAGCGGTTGACCGTCGCGGTGATCGCTTGCGTCCTGTCAGCGGTGTTCGGCATGTGACGCACGTTACTACCCGGGTATCGCCAGGGCGGTGGCGAGCTGGCTTGCACTGGTTACCGGCAGGTCACAGGTCCGGCCTCGGCACACATAGGCGGCGTCGGCGCCGGCCACCCGGTCCCGTCCCACCAACAGTGGCGACGAGTCCACCGTGCCGCCGACGACGATCGCCCCGCCGGGGGCGAGCCGCCGGGCATCGGCCAGCAGCGGCGACGCCGCGTCGGAGCACGCGACCGCAATCTGCAGCGGCCCGCGCACCGCGGCCTCGGCAACCGCCAACCAGTGCCCGGCCGACCGTGGGGCGCGGGCCAGCAGCACCGAGTGCGCGTCCAGCGTGGAGCCGACTATTTCCAGGTACCGCTCGGCCCGCTGGCCGTCTGCAAGGTGTGCGGCGGTAAGCAGGGCCTCGGCGATCGATGACGCGCCCGACGGCGTGGCCCCGTCCAGCGGGTCGGCGGGCCGCAGCACGAGCTGCTCGGCATCATCGGCGGTGTCGAACCAGCGACCGGGGTGGCGTGGATCGCTGAAGTGCCGGATCGCGGTGTCCAGTAGGCCGGTGGCCGCGGCCAGCCAGGCATCCCCTGAACCCAGTTGGTGCAGCACGAGCAACCCGGTGGCGAGCATCGCGTAGTCCTCCAGGATGGCCGCGCTGTCCCCCACCACCCCACCCAGACTGGCGCGGCGCAACCGCCCGTCGACGACGTGCAGATCCAGCAGCGCGGCAGCGCAGCGTTGCGCTGCCCCCGCCAGATCCGGATCACCCAGCGCCACGCCGGCTTCGGCCAACGCCGTGATCGCCAGCCCGTTCCACGAGGTGACCACCTTGTCGTCGCGCCCGGGCTGCACCCGGGTGCGCCGCGCCGCCAGCAACGCACCGCGCACCCGTTCCAGTCGGGCCGGGTCACCGGGGTCTTCGAGCAGCTGCAGCACCGATGACCCATGCTCGAAGGTGCCGCGTCGGGATACCCCGAAAACCGTTGCGGCCCAAGCACCGTCGTCATCGCCGAGCACGTCGGTCAGTTGCGCCGGCGTCCACACGTAGGTCGACCCCTCGTGCCCGTCGGCGTCGGCATCCAACGACGAGGTGAACATGTCACCGTCGGCCAGGTCCTCGATCAGGAACCGGGCGGTCTGCGCGGCGACCCGTCGGGCGAGCGGATCGCCGGTCCGGCGGGCCCAGTGCGCGTAGCAGCGCAGCAGCAGCGCGTTGTCGTACAGCATCTTCTCGAAATGCGGTATCAACCAGGCTTTGTCGACGCTGTAACGGGCGAAGCCACCGGCAAGTTGGTCGTAGATGCCGCCCCGGGCCATCGCACCGCCGGCGCGCGACACGGCCTGCAACACCTCGGATGACCCGGTGCGCTCGTAGTGGCGCAGCAGACCCTCGAGCATCGCCGACGGCGGAAACTTGGGTGCGCCAACGAAACCGCCGTGCACGG harbors:
- a CDS encoding nuclear transport factor 2 family protein, producing MPNTADRTQAITATVNRYIDAVTSGTADDLAAFYADDATLEDPVGGEVHIGTHAIHGFYSAVTGVERQCELVTLRVSGNEAAFHFRLTITAGDSKMRIEPIETMVFDADGKVTAMKAYWSPADVTQL
- a CDS encoding (2Z,6E)-farnesyl diphosphate synthase, coding for MEIIPPRIKEPLYRLYELRLRQGLAASRSELPRHIAVLCDGNRRWARSLGYDDVSVGYRMGAIKIAEMLRWCQEAGIEMATVYLLSTENLQRDPEELAALLEIITDVVEEICAPANRWSVRTVGDLELLGEVQARRLRGAVDSTPQNASFHVNVAVGYGGRQEIVDAVRALLGKRLADGATAEELIDAVTVEGISENLYTSGQPDPDLVIRTSGEQRLSGFLLWQSAYSEMWFTEAHWPAFRRVDFLRALRDYSMRNRRYGK
- a CDS encoding thioredoxin domain-containing protein — encoded protein: MTPAEPTGTNTLGQATSPYLRQHADNPVHWQQWTQEALADAAARDVPVLLSIGYAACHWCHVMAHESFEDDEVAAVMNAGFVCIKVDREERPDIDAVYMNATVALTGQGGWPMTCFLTPDGRPFFCGTYYPKDSFLQLLSAITETWRHRRGEVEEASDHIAGELRSMASGLPGGGPEVAAGLCDDAVTAVLRDQDTVHGGFVGAPKFPPSAMLEGLLRHYERTGSSEVLQAVSRAGGAMARGGIYDQLAGGFARYSVDKAWLIPHFEKMLYDNALLLRCYAHWARRTGDPLARRVAAQTARFLIEDLADGDMFTSSLDADADGHEGSTYVWTPAQLTDVLGDDDGAWAATVFGVSRRGTFEHGSSVLQLLEDPGDPARLERVRGALLAARRTRVQPGRDDKVVTSWNGLAITALAEAGVALGDPDLAGAAQRCAAALLDLHVVDGRLRRASLGGVVGDSAAILEDYAMLATGLLVLHQLGSGDAWLAAATGLLDTAIRHFSDPRHPGRWFDTADDAEQLVLRPADPLDGATPSGASSIAEALLTAAHLADGQRAERYLEIVGSTLDAHSVLLARAPRSAGHWLAVAEAAVRGPLQIAVACSDAASPLLADARRLAPGGAIVVGGTVDSSPLLVGRDRVAGADAAYVCRGRTCDLPVTSASQLATALAIPG
- the trhA gene encoding PAQR family membrane homeostasis protein TrhA, giving the protein MSSQSSTLTSAASDGPSPANAAHQLAEGVAKVLKKPRFRGWIHVYSAGAAVFAGASLVAVSWALDSTKAGLATMLYTFATIIMFTVSATYHRVNWKSSTARIWMKRADHSMIFIFIAGSYTPFALLALPGHDGHVVLAIVWGGAMAGVTLKMLWPTAPRWVGVPLYILLGWVAVWYTGSILHNAGVAAMVLLFVGGALYSIGGVLYALKWPDPWPSTFGYHEFFHACTAVAAICHYIAMWFVVF